A genomic region of Cannabis sativa cultivar Pink pepper isolate KNU-18-1 chromosome 1, ASM2916894v1, whole genome shotgun sequence contains the following coding sequences:
- the LOC115705137 gene encoding ATP-dependent 6-phosphofructokinase 4, chloroplastic, which produces MECTISSGLAKSSLPLGPSFPLIRSKSQASALSSTQSYFLKPFFKSRSFSIFPLFSRQNHPIIRSQSSNQAADNGFVLEDVPHLTNFLPDLPTYPNPLQKSQAYAIVKQTFVNPEDAVAERIVVQKGSPRGVHFRRAGPREKVYFKSEEVRACIVTCGGLCPGINTVIREIVCGLNYMYGVEDILGIEGGYRGFYSKNTMTLTPKVVNDIHKRGGTFLRTSRGGHDTQKIVDNIQDRGINQVYIIGGDGTQKGADLIYKEVEKRGLQVAVAGIPKTIDNDIAVIDKSFGFDTAVEEAQRAINAAHVEVESVENGIGIVKLMGRYSGFIAMMATLANRDVDCCLIPESPFYLEGQGGLFEFIEERLKENGHMVIVIAEGAGQEYVAQEMQANVKKDASGNRLLLDVGLWLSDKIKDHFTTIRKMSINMKYIDPTYMIRAIPSNASDNIYCTLLAQSAVHGAMAGFSGFTVGPVNSRHAYIPISRVTETQNIVKLTDRMWARLLASTNQPSFVDCNDISQGRVSGETNNVISSTKISNS; this is translated from the exons ATGGAGTGCACAATTTCTTCTGGCCTAGCCAAATCGTCTCTTCCACTTGGTCCCTCTTTCCCCTTAATTCGATCGAAATCGCAAGCTTCGGCTTTATCATCCACTCAGTCCTATTTTCTTAAGCCCTTTTTCAAATCCAGAAGCTTCAGCATATTTCCTCTCTTTTCGCGCCAAAACCACCCAATTATTCGATCACAAAGCTCCAATCAAGCAGCTGACAATGGTTTCGTCCTTGAAGATGTTCCTCATTTGACCAACTTTCTCCCAGATTTACCG ACATATCCAAATCCTCTACAAAAAAGCCAAGCATATGCTATTGTCAA GCAAACTTTTGTGAACCCAGAAGATGCGGTTGCAGAAAGA ATTGTTGTTCAAAAAGGTAGCCCTAGAGGAGTGCATTTTAGGCGTGCTGGGCCTCGAGAGAAG GTGTATTTTAAGTCTGAAGAAGTCCGTGCTTGCATAGTGACTTGTGGTGGTTTGTGCCCTGGGATTAATACAGTGATTAGGGAGATAGTGTGTGGGTTGAACTACATGTATGGCGTTGAAGACATACTTGGAATCGAG GGAGGGTATAGAGGCTTTTACTCTAAAAATACAATGACATTGACCCCTAAGGTGGTCAATGATATTCATAAGCGTGGTGGCACTTTTCTTCGCACTTCGCGAGGAGGCCATGATACCCAAAAGATAGTTGATAACATACAAGACCGAGGAATTAATCAG GTTTATATCATTGGAGGGGATGGCACTCAGAAAGGAGCAGATCTAATATACAAG GAAGTCGAGAAACGTGGTCTTCAAGTGGCAGTTGCTGGAATCCCCAAAACAATTGATAATGATATTGCT GTCATAGACAAATCTTTTGGTTTTGATACTGCTGTTGAAGAAGCCCAGAGGGCTATTAATGCTGCACATGTGGAGGTTGAAAGTGTCGAAAATGGAATTGGAATTGTCAAACTAATGGGAAGATACAGTG GATTCATTGCTATGATGGCAACTTTAGCAAATCGTGATGTG GATTGCTGTTTGATTCCAGAGTCTCCATTCTATTTAGAAGGTCAGGGTGGGCTTTTTGAGTTTATTGAGGAGCGGCTTAAAGAAAATGGACATATGGTAATTGTGATAGCTGAAGGAGCAGGTCAGGAATATGTTGCTCAAGAAATGCAAGCGAACGTGAAGAAAGATGCATCAGGAAACAGGCTACTCTTGGATGTTGGTCTGTGGCTATCTGACAAGATCAAG GATCATTTTACAACGATTCGGAAGATGTCgataaatatgaaatatatag ATCCTACTTATATGATACGAGCCATTCCAAGTAATGCATCAGACAACATTTACTGTACTCTTCTCGCTCAAAGTGCTGTTCATGGGGCCATGGCTGGATTCAGTGGTTTCACAGTTGGACCTGTGAATAGTAGGCATGCTTATATTCCAATCTCC CGTGTGACCGAGACACAAAATATAGTAAAGTTGACGGATAGGATGTGGGCTAGACTTCTTGCATCCACAAATCAACCCAGTTTTGTGGATTGCAATGACATCTCACAAGGAAGAGTTAGTGGGGAGACCAACAATGTGATCAGCAGCACCAAGATATCAAATTCGTAG